The following are encoded together in the Synergistaceae bacterium genome:
- the sfsA gene encoding DNA/RNA nuclease SfsA, producing the protein MIYNGIRAGFFLARPNRFIAEVEIDGQVEICHVKNTGRCRELLIPGAAVYAERAVNPGRSTKYDLISVRKGRRLVNMDSQAPNRVWMEHLRSGRYLKDIERIRPETKYGDSRFDFYVETRQTRKRKKRKIFMEVKGVTLENDGVALFPDAPTVRGVKHLNELIRSLQEGYEAHVVFVIQMKDVRYFTPSVANHPAFCEALAAAKAAGVRITAMDCDVTENSLTIADRVPVKLPRM; encoded by the coding sequence ATGATCTATAACGGCATACGCGCCGGTTTTTTTCTTGCCCGGCCCAACCGGTTCATCGCCGAGGTGGAAATCGACGGCCAGGTGGAAATATGCCACGTGAAAAACACCGGACGCTGCAGGGAGCTGCTGATCCCCGGAGCGGCGGTTTACGCGGAAAGAGCGGTCAACCCCGGTCGCTCCACGAAGTACGATTTGATCTCCGTCCGAAAGGGCCGCCGGCTGGTCAACATGGACAGCCAGGCCCCCAATCGGGTGTGGATGGAGCACCTTCGGTCCGGCAGGTATCTGAAGGACATTGAGCGGATAAGGCCCGAAACGAAATACGGCGACTCCCGTTTCGATTTTTACGTGGAAACGCGTCAGACCCGGAAGCGGAAAAAACGGAAAATATTCATGGAAGTCAAAGGCGTGACTCTGGAGAACGACGGCGTCGCGCTGTTTCCCGACGCGCCAACGGTTCGGGGAGTCAAACACCTGAACGAGCTGATCCGGAGCCTTCAGGAGGGTTACGAGGCCCACGTCGTCTTCGTGATACAGATGAAGGATGTGCGGTATTTCACGCCCAGCGTCGCCAATCATCCGGCTTTCTGCGAAGCTCTCGCCGCGGCGAAGGCGGCGGGAGTCCGGATCACGGCCATGGACTGCGACGTCACGGAAAACAGCCTCACCATCGCGGACCGCGTCCCCGTGAAGCTGCCCCGAATGTGA